Proteins found in one Methylobacter sp. S3L5C genomic segment:
- a CDS encoding DUF1499 domain-containing protein, whose amino-acid sequence MTFKIFFYIILMTLSTLNSANSAIKKSLPLCRDSPNCVSSQAQDAKHFIEPFKIKGDCNEAWQALKEAINKQSRMVITHETSDTLHAEATSLIFHFVDDINVILDNDTNVIHIRSASRTGHSDFGVNRKRVEALRLQLQKAHIID is encoded by the coding sequence ATGACATTTAAAATATTTTTTTATATTATTCTTATGACACTCAGCACATTAAATTCGGCAAACTCAGCCATAAAAAAATCATTACCACTATGCCGGGACAGCCCTAACTGTGTTTCCAGTCAAGCACAGGATGCCAAGCATTTTATTGAACCTTTTAAAATTAAGGGTGACTGTAACGAAGCTTGGCAGGCATTGAAAGAGGCTATTAACAAACAGAGTCGCATGGTTATTACCCACGAAACTTCCGATACTCTCCATGCTGAGGCAACCAGCCTGATTTTTCATTTTGTCGATGATATTAATGTCATTCTTGATAACGACACCAATGTTATCCATATACGCTCGGCTTCACGTACCGGCCATAGCGACTTTGGAGTTAATCGTAAACGTGTGGAAGCACTACGCTTACAATTACAAAAAGCACATATAATTGATTAA
- a CDS encoding hydroxymethylpyrimidine/phosphomethylpyrimidine kinase encodes MSANRPVVMSFSGHDPSGGAGIQADIETLVSHQCHSVSVITALTEQDTRNVKKLIPQSSENIISQAKTLLDDLPVNVFKIGLIGHHETAIAIYAILKQYPHIPVVFDPVLAAGGGTELSNDRLIATIVDLLLPCTTVLTPNSEEARRLAGFDNLEECGLELLEQGCEYVLITGTHETTPAVSNQLFHDNRSWETYTWDRLPASYHGSGCTLATSIAALMAHGLEPVQAVMEAQEYTWNSLNSAYKPGRGQFIPNRFFWMEDDT; translated from the coding sequence ATGTCCGCTAACCGCCCTGTTGTAATGTCATTTTCCGGTCATGATCCTAGCGGAGGCGCTGGTATTCAGGCTGATATTGAGACGCTGGTGAGTCATCAGTGTCATTCTGTCAGTGTTATCACTGCTTTGACCGAGCAAGATACCCGAAATGTAAAAAAGCTAATCCCGCAAAGTTCCGAAAATATTATCAGTCAGGCCAAGACTTTACTGGATGATTTGCCTGTTAATGTTTTTAAAATCGGCTTGATCGGGCATCATGAAACAGCGATAGCCATCTACGCGATTTTAAAACAGTATCCGCATATTCCGGTTGTTTTTGATCCGGTATTGGCAGCAGGTGGGGGTACTGAACTATCTAATGACCGGCTGATTGCGACTATTGTTGATTTGCTGTTACCTTGCACCACCGTTTTAACGCCCAATAGTGAAGAAGCCCGCAGACTGGCAGGATTTGATAACCTGGAAGAATGTGGCTTGGAATTGCTGGAGCAAGGTTGTGAATATGTGCTGATTACCGGAACGCATGAAACAACGCCGGCAGTCAGTAATCAATTATTTCATGATAATCGTAGCTGGGAAACTTACACCTGGGACAGATTGCCAGCTAGTTATCATGGTTCCGGTTGTACGTTGGCTACCAGTATTGCTGCCTTAATGGCACATGGCCTGGAGCCTGTTCAAGCCGTAATGGAGGCTCAGGAGTATACCTGGAATTCGTTAAATAGTGCTTATAAACCAGGGAGAGGTCAGTTTATTCCCAACCGGTTTTTCTGGATGGAAGACGATACATGA
- a CDS encoding deoxyribodipyrimidine photo-lyase, with amino-acid sequence MTLYANALFIFRRDLRVHDNTALNEALRLSKQVIPCFIFDPKQIEPHPYQSKPALQFMLQSIDDLQQQLKIVGAKLALYHNSPEQVLRHLYEQQHIQAVFINRDYTPFSRRRDDELADACQKLGISLYVLADALLNEPEQAVKSDQTPYKVFTAFYNNARQFPVKLPQALTNNHFLPFTSEFTVNQLGLSLMGSKQDVLQGGRNQALAILDQLRNQADYQNTRDFPALDATSKLSAHLKFGTCSVREIYYAITEELGTEHPLLRQLYWRDFFTHIAYHFPQIFGRPFLKKFANLHWDNNRDYFQAWSEGKTGFPIVDAGMRELNATGFMHNRLRMIVASFLVKDLHVSWRWGERYFAQHLIDYDPCVNNGNWQWAASTGCDAQPYFRIFNPWLQQQKFDTECHYIYHWIPELKGLSPKTIHQWDKKHYTGNYPAPIIDHARESQITKVWFKESIINQD; translated from the coding sequence ATGACCCTCTACGCAAACGCCTTATTTATCTTCCGCCGTGATTTGCGTGTACATGACAATACCGCACTTAATGAAGCACTGCGACTTTCCAAACAGGTGATACCCTGCTTTATTTTTGATCCCAAGCAAATAGAACCGCATCCTTATCAAAGCAAACCCGCGCTGCAATTTATGTTGCAGTCTATTGACGATCTTCAACAGCAATTGAAAATAGTCGGTGCCAAGTTAGCGCTGTATCATAATTCACCCGAGCAGGTTTTACGCCATTTATATGAGCAGCAGCACATACAGGCCGTATTTATTAACCGTGATTACACGCCTTTTAGTCGACGCCGTGATGATGAGCTGGCAGATGCCTGTCAAAAACTAGGGATCAGTTTATACGTATTGGCTGATGCATTGCTTAATGAACCAGAACAGGCGGTTAAAAGCGATCAAACGCCCTATAAAGTTTTTACGGCATTTTATAATAATGCCCGCCAGTTCCCGGTAAAATTACCGCAAGCATTAACCAATAACCACTTTTTGCCATTTACGTCTGAATTTACAGTCAATCAGCTGGGTTTGTCGTTAATGGGATCAAAGCAGGATGTCCTTCAAGGCGGTCGTAACCAGGCACTTGCTATTCTCGACCAGCTTAGAAATCAAGCGGATTATCAAAATACGCGTGATTTTCCTGCGCTCGATGCCACAAGCAAATTGTCTGCACATCTAAAGTTTGGGACCTGCTCGGTCCGGGAAATTTATTATGCCATTACTGAAGAACTTGGCACTGAACATCCTTTGTTAAGGCAATTATATTGGCGCGATTTTTTCACGCATATTGCCTATCATTTTCCACAAATTTTTGGCCGGCCGTTTCTGAAAAAATTTGCCAATCTACACTGGGATAATAACCGCGATTATTTTCAAGCCTGGAGCGAGGGTAAAACCGGCTTCCCTATTGTCGATGCCGGAATGCGTGAATTAAACGCGACAGGCTTTATGCACAACCGACTACGCATGATAGTCGCTTCATTTTTGGTCAAAGATTTACACGTCAGCTGGCGTTGGGGTGAGCGTTATTTTGCCCAACATTTAATCGATTATGACCCCTGCGTCAATAACGGTAATTGGCAATGGGCAGCATCAACCGGCTGTGATGCCCAACCTTATTTCAGAATATTTAACCCTTGGCTGCAACAACAAAAATTTGATACTGAATGCCACTATATTTATCACTGGATACCAGAGCTTAAAGGATTATCACCAAAAACCATCCATCAATGGGATAAAAAGCACTATACCGGCAATTATCCGGCACCGATCATTGATCATGCCCGTGAGAGCCAAATAACCAAAGTTTGGTTTAAGGAATCCATCATTAACCAGGATTAG
- the thiE gene encoding thiamine phosphate synthase has product MRFPERGLYAITQTDNKFVDIIINEVIAAINGGAVIVQYRDKNPLDADFLAKELVKVCHQRKVPLLVNDDIELAFRVGADGVHIGKEDGAIAQARKRLGNNAIIGVSCYNSVEQALDAQGQGATYVAFGRFFPSSSKPLAAPAQIETLQEAKLLLDIPIVAIGGILPENGAQLLTAGADLLAVIGGLFESQPEQAARAYQALFD; this is encoded by the coding sequence ATGAGATTTCCGGAGCGGGGCCTTTATGCCATTACCCAAACTGACAATAAATTCGTCGATATTATCATTAATGAAGTTATTGCGGCGATTAACGGCGGTGCAGTGATTGTGCAGTATCGTGATAAAAATCCGCTTGACGCTGATTTTTTGGCGAAAGAATTGGTTAAAGTCTGCCATCAGCGCAAGGTTCCTTTGCTTGTTAATGATGATATTGAGTTGGCTTTCAGGGTTGGCGCTGATGGTGTCCATATAGGCAAGGAAGACGGTGCAATTGCTCAGGCAAGAAAACGTTTAGGTAACAATGCGATTATTGGTGTTTCCTGTTATAACTCTGTTGAACAAGCCTTGGATGCACAAGGACAGGGTGCAACTTACGTCGCTTTCGGGCGCTTTTTTCCGTCATCTTCAAAGCCGCTGGCAGCCCCTGCGCAAATTGAGACGTTGCAAGAGGCCAAGCTTTTATTGGATATCCCCATTGTCGCCATCGGTGGTATTTTACCGGAAAATGGTGCGCAATTACTGACCGCAGGAGCCGATTTGTTAGCCGTTATTGGTGGCTTGTTTGAAAGTCAACCTGAACAAGCAGCCCGAGCTTATCAGGCTTTGTTTGATTAA